One segment of Rhodospirillaceae bacterium DNA contains the following:
- a CDS encoding SDR family NAD(P)-dependent oxidoreductase encodes MNRLWLIGASEGIGRALAKLLSSQGYQLALSARNADRLQELIQELGQPHLNIPLDVGDSLTIEQAWQQIQQQWQGIDTIVYCAGYYQPVSADAINLSEVEKMVDINLTGAFRVLTVAIPYFIQQQRGHVALVGSVAGYRGLPGAMGYGASKAGIIHLAENLVCDLSKYHIRVQVINPGFVKTRLTDLNDFPMPFLLSPEQAARSIAKALRQKKFEHQFPWFFATCLKFMRYLPAALYFSLVKKK; translated from the coding sequence ATGAACCGCTTATGGCTCATTGGTGCAAGTGAGGGGATAGGACGGGCGTTGGCCAAACTTTTGTCATCACAAGGCTACCAATTGGCTTTATCGGCCAGGAATGCCGACCGCCTGCAAGAACTCATCCAGGAATTAGGTCAGCCACATTTGAATATCCCGCTTGATGTGGGTGACAGTTTGACAATTGAGCAGGCTTGGCAACAAATCCAGCAGCAATGGCAAGGTATTGATACGATTGTTTATTGTGCGGGCTATTACCAGCCGGTATCTGCAGATGCCATCAACCTCAGTGAAGTTGAAAAAATGGTTGATATCAATTTGACGGGTGCGTTCCGGGTGTTAACAGTTGCCATTCCCTATTTTATCCAGCAACAGCGAGGGCATGTTGCATTAGTTGGCAGTGTGGCTGGATATCGCGGTTTGCCTGGGGCTATGGGATATGGGGCCAGCAAAGCCGGCATCATTCATTTGGCTGAAAACTTGGTTTGTGATTTATCCAAATACCATATCCGGGTGCAAGTGATAAACCCCGGTTTTGTCAAAACCCGTTTAACCGATTTGAATGATTTTCCTATGCCTTTCTTATTATCGCCGGAGCAAGCTGCCCGTTCCATTGCTAAAGCCCTGCGTCAGAAAAAATTTGAACATCAATTTCCGTGGTTTTTTGCAACCTGCTTAAAATTCATGCGCTATTTACCCGCAGCCTTATATTTTAGTTTAGTTAAAAAGAAATAA
- a CDS encoding structural protein P5 produces the protein MSNSSKLPRGIRNNNPGNIRRSQDPWQGLSEVQTDKDFFQFKSMAYGIRALAKVLITYQDKYGLQTIADMINRYAPPLENDTKTYALIIANLMKRKVTDKINTHDYQDLKALLAAMIQQENGALSKKYMTNAVMDKGLMMAGVEAKAKRLWHSRTIRGTAIAAGAGSTIAYQAINDSWQHLSPALPFFERLGQYWPWASALLMVAGIAWIIWAKLDDRRRGL, from the coding sequence ATGAGCAATAGTTCAAAGTTGCCGCGCGGCATCCGCAATAACAACCCCGGCAATATCAGGCGCAGCCAAGATCCCTGGCAAGGACTTTCTGAGGTTCAGACAGACAAGGATTTTTTCCAATTTAAGTCTATGGCTTACGGGATCAGGGCTTTAGCGAAGGTTTTGATCACCTATCAAGACAAATATGGGTTGCAAACCATTGCTGATATGATCAACCGCTATGCCCCGCCTTTGGAAAACGACACCAAAACCTATGCCTTGATCATTGCAAACCTTATGAAAAGAAAGGTGACGGACAAGATCAATACGCATGATTATCAGGATTTGAAAGCCTTGCTTGCTGCTATGATCCAGCAGGAAAATGGGGCCTTATCCAAAAAATATATGACGAATGCTGTCATGGATAAAGGCTTGATGATGGCAGGGGTTGAGGCTAAAGCCAAACGTTTGTGGCATTCACGCACGATCCGTGGCACGGCCATCGCTGCCGGTGCGGGCAGCACCATCGCTTATCAGGCCATCAATGACAGCTGGCAGCATTTATCGCCAGCGTTGCCGTTCTTTGAACGTTTGGGTCAATATTGGCCCTGGGCGTCGGCCTTGCTGATGGTTGCGGGAATTGCCTGGATCATTTGGGCTAAACTGGATGATCGCCGCCGCGGCTTATAA
- a CDS encoding NfeD family protein, with translation MIEFFKHLEFWHWWIFAFVLAILEIIVPGAFFIWFGLSSLVTGVVLLTIPSLGWEWQFVFWVVLGLVTVIGWRVWVRAHPNQSEDNNSLNRRGQQYMGRVLELDEPIINGQGKAKLGDTVWRVSGPELGRGHKVKVVGTNGTILVVEKYQG, from the coding sequence ATGATTGAATTTTTTAAACATCTAGAGTTTTGGCACTGGTGGATTTTCGCTTTTGTTTTAGCAATTCTTGAAATCATAGTGCCGGGTGCTTTTTTTATTTGGTTTGGATTGTCATCTCTGGTGACAGGGGTTGTTTTATTAACTATTCCCAGCCTTGGTTGGGAATGGCAGTTTGTATTTTGGGTGGTGTTGGGGTTGGTGACGGTGATTGGTTGGCGCGTTTGGGTGCGCGCGCATCCCAATCAAAGTGAAGATAATAATTCCTTGAACCGCCGTGGTCAGCAATATATGGGCCGGGTGTTGGAGCTCGATGAGCCTATCATCAACGGCCAGGGCAAAGCCAAACTTGGTGATACGGTTTGGCGGGTAAGCGGCCCGGAGCTTGGCAGAGGCCACAAAGTTAAAGTGGTTGGTACCAACGGCACCATCTTGGTGGTTGAAAAATACCAGGGTTAA
- a CDS encoding NAD(P)-binding protein, which produces MLPSVHPSKIAIIGSGIAGLSAAYLLRQHYHINLYEKEGRLGGHSRTIRLPHPNRDIMVDTGFIVFNNATYPHLTKLFQQLKVDIQSSNMSFAASINQGDLEWAGSSLNTWFGQRRNLLNLPMWRGLVDILRFNKNALQIIERYPHITLQEFLKIARLGRWFQDNYLLPMGAAIWSCPADQMLQFPAHFFLHFFHNHGLLSVNRQPTWLTLKNRSMDYIDRLIDIAKPNLILSAGIRAIERLENQVTIIHADGQQQRVEQVIFACHPQEIISLLPKITKQEAAIFNKFSRQKNKVYTHSDPNWMPRRKKCWSSWNYLTSIQNGEVKTAVTYWMNKLQAIPDHIPLFITLNPWRPIAAERILDVTDFYHPVFDNQTLQAQQEMEKIQGLNRSWFCGAYLGYGFHEDGIASSVKLAQKMGISSW; this is translated from the coding sequence ATGCTGCCTTCTGTTCATCCATCTAAGATTGCGATTATAGGATCCGGTATTGCAGGGCTAAGTGCTGCCTATTTATTGCGGCAGCACTATCATATAAATCTTTATGAAAAAGAAGGGCGCTTAGGCGGCCACAGCCGCACCATCAGACTCCCCCACCCCAATCGTGACATTATGGTTGATACAGGTTTTATTGTTTTTAATAACGCAACCTATCCTCATTTGACCAAACTATTTCAACAGTTAAAGGTTGACATCCAATCCAGCAATATGTCCTTTGCCGCCTCGATCAATCAGGGGGATTTGGAGTGGGCAGGTTCATCGTTAAATACCTGGTTTGGCCAGCGTAGAAACCTGTTGAATTTGCCAATGTGGCGTGGCTTGGTTGATATATTGAGGTTTAATAAAAATGCCCTGCAGATTATTGAGAGGTACCCGCATATAACCTTGCAGGAATTCTTGAAAATTGCTCGTTTGGGTAGGTGGTTTCAAGATAATTATCTGTTGCCGATGGGTGCCGCAATCTGGAGTTGCCCGGCGGATCAGATGTTGCAATTTCCAGCTCATTTCTTTCTTCATTTTTTTCATAATCATGGGTTGTTATCGGTTAACCGCCAACCTACCTGGTTAACCTTAAAAAACCGGAGTATGGATTATATTGATCGGTTGATTGATATTGCTAAACCCAATTTGATACTATCTGCGGGTATTCGAGCTATCGAACGCTTGGAAAATCAGGTTACGATTATCCATGCGGATGGACAGCAACAGCGGGTTGAGCAGGTGATTTTCGCTTGCCATCCCCAAGAAATAATATCCTTGCTGCCAAAAATTACCAAACAAGAAGCTGCCATTTTTAACAAATTTTCCCGTCAGAAAAATAAAGTTTATACGCATAGTGATCCAAATTGGATGCCCAGACGTAAAAAATGTTGGAGCAGTTGGAATTATCTGACATCCATTCAAAATGGTGAAGTAAAGACTGCTGTTACCTATTGGATGAATAAATTGCAAGCGATTCCAGATCATATACCTCTTTTTATAACGCTAAATCCCTGGCGGCCAATTGCTGCAGAAAGGATTTTGGATGTGACAGATTTTTATCATCCTGTGTTTGACAATCAAACCTTGCAAGCACAGCAAGAAATGGAAAAGATTCAAGGTCTTAATCGCAGCTGGTTTTGTGGCGCATATTTAGGCTATGGTTTTCATGAAGACGGTATTGCCAGCAGTGTCAAGCTTGCTCAGAAAATGGGAATTTCCTCATGGTAA
- a CDS encoding DUF1365 domain-containing protein: MVTATRLLDATIFHERHYPVRHSLHHKVCYFVLNMADISRLQHIKSLSLNRFNFLSVYEKDYGFDATRSWEAQLKETLSQHHLPIPAQIVLMTLPRLLGYVFNPVSFWFCFDDKQNLYAVLAEVNNTFGECHGYLCALKEGRFINAASRITIGKNFHVSPFCDIKGEYEFSFDLQNTYIDVHINYKVDGKSLISTVIKGPTQALSNQNIKRYFWCRPWNVAKVILLIHYHGLCLFLKGLKYRPKPSKPNNNVN, from the coding sequence ATGGTAACGGCAACGCGTCTACTGGATGCTACTATTTTTCATGAGCGCCACTATCCTGTTCGCCACAGCCTTCATCATAAAGTTTGTTATTTTGTTTTGAATATGGCTGATATAAGCAGGTTGCAGCATATTAAATCCCTTTCTCTGAATAGGTTTAACTTTCTAAGTGTGTATGAAAAGGATTACGGTTTTGATGCAACGAGATCTTGGGAAGCACAATTGAAAGAAACATTGTCCCAGCATCATTTACCAATCCCTGCCCAGATCGTTTTAATGACTTTACCGCGGTTGCTTGGTTATGTGTTTAATCCGGTCAGTTTCTGGTTTTGCTTTGATGATAAACAAAATTTATATGCAGTGCTGGCTGAGGTAAATAATACATTTGGCGAGTGTCACGGATATTTATGTGCTTTAAAAGAAGGCCGCTTCATCAATGCCGCAAGTCGGATTACGATAGGCAAAAATTTCCACGTTTCACCTTTTTGTGATATCAAAGGCGAATACGAGTTTTCTTTTGATCTGCAAAACACCTATATTGACGTTCACATTAATTATAAAGTTGATGGCAAAAGCCTTATTTCCACAGTAATTAAGGGGCCAACCCAAGCTTTAAGTAACCAGAATATCAAACGGTATTTCTGGTGCCGTCCCTGGAATGTGGCAAAGGTGATTTTGTTGATCCATTACCATGGTTTATGCCTTTTTCTCAAAGGGCTAAAATACCGCCCTAAACCGTCAAAACCTAACAATAACGTGAACTGA
- the truA gene encoding tRNA pseudouridine(38-40) synthase TruA gives MPRYKITLEYEGSAFVGWQRQENGLAVQQVVEEAFFRFTGYQPTIYAAGRTDAGVHASGQVIHVDLEKPYPCKTVLEAGNFYLKPHAVSFLAVEFASGDFHARFSAIGRIYEYYILNRLAPPALKRGQVWWVKQPLDISAMQQAATCLMGKHDFTSFRALQCQALSPIKTIDEFSIHQTGDVILCTVKARSFLHHQVRNMVGTLKMVGDGKWPASKIPEILAAQNRAAAGMTAPAEGLYLTQIIYPNN, from the coding sequence ATGCCCCGCTATAAAATTACCCTAGAATATGAGGGGTCTGCTTTCGTGGGCTGGCAACGGCAAGAAAATGGCCTGGCCGTCCAACAGGTGGTAGAGGAAGCTTTTTTCCGCTTTACCGGCTATCAACCAACTATCTATGCGGCGGGACGGACGGATGCGGGGGTGCATGCCTCAGGCCAAGTGATCCATGTTGATTTGGAAAAACCCTATCCTTGTAAAACAGTCTTAGAAGCCGGTAATTTCTACCTAAAACCCCATGCGGTTTCCTTCCTAGCGGTGGAATTTGCCAGCGGTGATTTCCATGCACGCTTTTCAGCGATTGGCCGGATATATGAATATTATATCCTGAACCGCCTGGCGCCACCCGCTCTAAAACGGGGACAGGTATGGTGGGTCAAGCAGCCCCTTGATATCAGTGCCATGCAACAGGCAGCAACTTGCCTGATGGGCAAGCATGACTTCACGAGCTTCCGGGCATTACAGTGCCAAGCCTTATCACCAATTAAGACGATTGATGAATTTTCCATCCATCAAACAGGTGATGTGATTCTTTGCACCGTCAAGGCACGGTCATTCCTGCATCATCAAGTCCGCAATATGGTTGGGACATTAAAAATGGTTGGGGATGGCAAATGGCCCGCCTCAAAAATCCCTGAGATCCTTGCGGCCCAAAACCGTGCAGCGGCTGGCATGACCGCCCCCGCTGAGGGATTATATTTAACCCAAATTATATATCCAAACAATTGA
- a CDS encoding peptide deformylase, producing MTALPIITAPDPRLKLTARLVPAVGQAIAQLMRQMADTMYEAPGIGLAAPQVGQNLQVIVVDIGNDENPDLPGQLYMMANPVIEWVSDEWCLYKEGCLSLPDQYAEVERPASVRVRYRDEHNRDKTLTAEGLLATCIQHEIDHLKGVLFVDHISKLRRDVIYRRLLKQRRVQPTTLS from the coding sequence ATGACCGCCTTACCCATTATCACCGCCCCCGACCCGCGTTTGAAACTGACCGCACGCCTTGTACCTGCGGTTGGTCAGGCGATTGCCCAACTCATGCGGCAAATGGCGGATACGATGTATGAAGCCCCAGGCATTGGTTTGGCTGCCCCCCAAGTGGGACAAAATTTGCAGGTGATTGTGGTGGATATTGGCAATGATGAAAACCCCGACCTGCCCGGCCAGCTTTATATGATGGCAAATCCGGTAATTGAATGGGTATCTGATGAATGGTGCCTGTATAAGGAGGGTTGCTTGTCTTTACCCGATCAATATGCCGAAGTCGAGCGGCCCGCAAGCGTGCGGGTGCGCTATAGGGATGAGCATAACCGCGACAAAACCTTGACTGCCGAAGGGTTACTGGCCACCTGTATCCAACATGAGATCGATCATTTAAAAGGCGTTTTATTTGTTGATCATATCAGCAAATTGCGGCGGGATGTGATTTACCGGCGCTTATTAAAACAACGCCGGGTACAACCGACCACTTTATCATGA
- a CDS encoding glutathione S-transferase N-terminal domain-containing protein, whose protein sequence is MLHLYSWPTPNGHKIHIMLAELGVPYQLHPVNIMKGEQLTPDFLKINPNNKIPVLVDEGETASKTLTIFESGAILFYLGEKYQKFLGQNTSGKYQVLQWLMFQMSGLGPILGQTHHFRHYAPQPVIYGIERFTKEAKRLYQVLDKQLQQTPFLAGDYSIADMAAFPWVRLWQKQGQQIADFPHVKRWLETIEQRPAVQQGLQVMAEFADQLPKPAAWTNQFYQENRQLA, encoded by the coding sequence ATGCTTCATTTATATAGCTGGCCTACCCCCAACGGTCATAAGATTCATATCATGTTGGCAGAGTTGGGTGTGCCTTATCAATTGCATCCGGTCAATATCATGAAAGGCGAGCAATTAACGCCCGATTTTTTAAAAATCAACCCCAATAATAAAATCCCGGTGCTGGTAGATGAAGGGGAAACTGCCTCAAAAACGCTCACCATTTTTGAATCGGGCGCCATTTTATTTTATTTGGGTGAAAAATATCAAAAATTCCTGGGCCAAAATACTTCCGGAAAATATCAGGTATTGCAATGGCTGATGTTCCAAATGTCAGGCTTGGGCCCCATATTAGGGCAAACCCATCATTTTAGGCACTATGCACCGCAACCGGTTATCTATGGAATTGAAAGATTTACGAAGGAAGCCAAACGCCTATATCAGGTTTTAGACAAACAGCTGCAACAAACCCCCTTTCTGGCAGGCGACTATTCCATTGCTGATATGGCGGCATTTCCCTGGGTCAGGTTATGGCAAAAGCAAGGCCAGCAAATAGCTGATTTTCCCCATGTGAAACGCTGGTTGGAAACGATTGAACAACGCCCAGCCGTCCAGCAAGGATTACAAGTGATGGCAGAATTTGCAGACCAGTTACCAAAACCCGCCGCCTGGACCAACCAGTTTTACCAAGAGAATAGGCAGTTGGCTTAA
- a CDS encoding class I SAM-dependent methyltransferase, whose protein sequence is MMKDHQKFLRALEKCPLGSLDIITPEGEKLKFQGDKPGPHAHLEIKNWAMIDLLSRRGDIGFGEAYVLGFWESSDVAECIAYGALNMAYLKEYAVSTRWRQLGFYLYNNFVRLNSKRGSKINIRQHYDIGNDFYQHWLDPSMTYSSALCLSPEDDLAQAQQNKYQRILDIAKPDQARILEIGCGWGGFAEQASVAGAKVTGITVSSRQYQFAHQRLGDKATIMLEDYRNIRQVFDYVVSIEMFEAVGERYWPQYFRKIKDSLYKGGRALIQTITIQDHLFKSYRQESDYIRHYIFPGGILPSKQRFVEEAQKAGFLVKSLLEFGKDYAWTLRQWLKNFKAARPRIKNMGYEEPFLRSWEFYLHMALAGFKVGRTDVIQVELERV, encoded by the coding sequence ATGATGAAGGATCACCAAAAATTCCTGCGTGCCTTGGAAAAATGTCCCCTTGGCTCTCTTGATATTATCACACCAGAAGGTGAAAAGCTAAAATTTCAAGGCGATAAACCCGGACCTCACGCTCACCTTGAAATTAAAAATTGGGCAATGATTGATCTGTTGTCTAGGCGGGGTGATATTGGTTTTGGCGAGGCATATGTGCTGGGCTTTTGGGAAAGCAGCGATGTGGCTGAATGTATTGCTTACGGGGCTTTGAATATGGCTTATTTAAAAGAATATGCTGTATCAACAAGGTGGCGGCAATTGGGCTTTTATTTGTATAACAACTTTGTCCGCTTGAACAGCAAACGGGGCAGCAAAATCAATATCCGTCAGCATTATGATATTGGCAATGATTTTTATCAACACTGGCTAGATCCTAGTATGACCTATTCTTCGGCTTTATGCCTTAGTCCTGAAGATGATTTAGCGCAAGCCCAGCAAAATAAATATCAACGTATTTTGGATATCGCCAAGCCGGATCAAGCACGTATTTTAGAAATTGGCTGCGGTTGGGGTGGTTTTGCGGAACAGGCCAGTGTTGCGGGTGCCAAAGTCACCGGTATTACGGTTTCTTCCCGCCAATATCAATTTGCCCACCAAAGGCTTGGGGATAAAGCTACCATCATGTTAGAGGATTACCGCAATATCCGTCAGGTTTTTGATTATGTGGTATCGATTGAAATGTTCGAAGCAGTAGGGGAGAGATATTGGCCCCAATATTTCCGAAAAATAAAAGATAGTTTATATAAAGGGGGAAGGGCCCTAATCCAGACGATTACCATCCAAGATCACCTGTTTAAATCCTACCGCCAGGAAAGTGATTATATCCGTCATTATATTTTCCCAGGCGGGATATTGCCTTCCAAACAACGTTTTGTGGAAGAGGCGCAGAAAGCGGGATTTCTGGTTAAAAGCTTGCTAGAGTTCGGCAAGGATTATGCGTGGACTTTGCGGCAATGGCTGAAGAATTTTAAGGCAGCGCGCCCTCGGATAAAAAATATGGGGTATGAGGAACCATTTTTGCGATCATGGGAATTTTATTTACACATGGCATTGGCGGGTTTTAAAGTTGGCCGGACCGATGTCATACAAGTGGAATTAGAGCGGGTATAA
- a CDS encoding methionyl-tRNA formyltransferase: MAMPRICFMGTSDFAVPALLSLLQLPYEVAAVYTQPPRPAGRGQGIQLSPVHHVANQHQLTVFHPENFKSPESRQQFVDLKIDLAIVAAYGLILPRAILTAVTADFINIHGSLLPRWRGASPIQAALLAGDPETGITIMRVVPKLDAGDILLQQSLPIQSTDTAQSLHDRLSLLGAEMMAKTIHQLLDHQLSAVPQDEKLVTYAGKLTKEQGRLDWQKPAAVLEREIRAFFPWPGSWFDWRGERVRVLRAELGTFTPAKPGTITRHPLEIACGDTQSLRLLELQRPGRKALSSLDFIRGFDLPVGQVVTDAPL, translated from the coding sequence ATGGCCATGCCCCGGATATGTTTTATGGGAACGTCGGATTTTGCCGTCCCTGCCCTCTTAAGCTTATTGCAATTACCTTATGAGGTGGCCGCAGTTTATACCCAACCCCCGCGCCCCGCGGGGCGGGGACAGGGCATTCAATTATCGCCCGTCCATCACGTGGCCAACCAACATCAATTAACTGTTTTCCACCCCGAGAATTTCAAATCACCCGAATCCCGCCAACAATTTGTTGATTTGAAGATTGATTTGGCGATTGTGGCGGCTTACGGCCTCATTCTACCCCGTGCTATTTTGACCGCCGTGACAGCTGATTTTATCAATATCCATGGCTCCTTGTTGCCACGCTGGCGCGGGGCCTCGCCTATCCAGGCGGCTTTATTGGCAGGGGACCCTGAAACCGGCATCACGATTATGCGGGTGGTTCCTAAACTCGATGCGGGTGATATTTTGCTGCAACAATCTTTGCCCATTCAATCCACGGATACCGCGCAGTCCCTGCATGACCGCCTTAGCCTGCTTGGGGCTGAGATGATGGCGAAAACCATCCATCAATTGCTTGACCACCAATTATCCGCCGTACCCCAAGATGAAAAGCTGGTGACTTATGCCGGTAAATTAACCAAAGAGCAAGGCCGGTTGGATTGGCAAAAACCTGCAGCGGTTTTGGAGCGGGAAATCCGGGCTTTTTTCCCTTGGCCTGGCAGCTGGTTTGATTGGCGGGGGGAAAGGGTACGGGTTTTACGGGCGGAATTAGGCACATTTACCCCGGCCAAACCCGGCACCATCACCCGTCACCCTTTAGAAATTGCTTGCGGTGATACCCAAAGCCTGCGCCTGTTGGAATTACAGCGACCGGGGCGCAAAGCTTTGTCCTCGCTTGATTTTATCCGGGGCTTTGATTTGCCGGTGGGCCAGGTAGTTACCGATGCCCCGCTATAA
- a CDS encoding SPFH/Band 7/PHB domain protein — protein sequence MDGLDLSSILVILFVLFFILLVVTGTKSVPQGREYTVERFGRYTKTLHPGLNLIVPLIDRIGARMNMMEQVLDVPTQEIITKDNAMVAVDGVVFYQVLDAAKAAYEVSDLELAALNLIMTNIRTVMGSMDLDELLSQRDKINHQLLRVVDEATTPWGIKVTRIEIKDIAPPRDLVDSMARQMKAERDKRAAILEAEGLKQAAILKADGEKQRAILEAEGRREAAFRDAEARERAAEAEAKATELVSKAISEGNVQAINYFIAIKYVDALQKVASAPNQKLIMMPLEASGIIGALAGVAELAKESFAQTKMTPANRPTGQGPWTNS from the coding sequence ATGGATGGATTAGACTTATCATCAATTTTGGTGATTTTGTTTGTGTTATTTTTTATTTTGTTGGTCGTTACCGGTACCAAATCAGTGCCGCAGGGTCGGGAATATACGGTCGAACGTTTTGGCCGTTATACGAAAACCTTGCATCCGGGGTTGAATTTAATTGTTCCGCTGATTGACCGAATTGGCGCCCGCATGAATATGATGGAACAAGTGCTGGATGTGCCCACCCAGGAAATCATCACCAAGGATAACGCCATGGTAGCGGTGGACGGGGTGGTGTTTTACCAGGTGCTGGATGCCGCCAAGGCTGCCTATGAAGTTAGCGATTTGGAATTGGCAGCATTAAACTTGATCATGACCAATATCCGTACCGTCATGGGTTCGATGGATTTGGACGAATTGCTCTCGCAGCGTGATAAAATTAACCATCAATTGTTACGGGTGGTGGATGAAGCAACCACGCCTTGGGGAATTAAAGTCACCCGTATTGAAATTAAAGATATTGCCCCGCCCCGTGACCTGGTCGATTCCATGGCTCGGCAGATGAAGGCCGAGCGGGATAAACGCGCGGCCATCTTGGAAGCCGAAGGCTTAAAACAAGCAGCTATTTTGAAAGCGGATGGGGAAAAGCAACGCGCCATTTTGGAAGCGGAAGGCCGTAGAGAAGCAGCCTTTCGTGATGCTGAAGCGCGGGAACGGGCTGCTGAGGCGGAGGCCAAGGCCACCGAGTTGGTTTCAAAAGCCATTAGCGAGGGAAATGTGCAGGCCATTAATTACTTTATTGCCATCAAATATGTAGATGCCTTGCAAAAGGTAGCCTCAGCCCCCAATCAAAAACTGATTATGATGCCGCTGGAAGCGTCTGGGATCATTGGCGCGTTGGCGGGGGTTGCCGAATTGGCTAAGGAATCTTTTGCACAAACGAAAATGACTCCTGCAAATCGGCCGACAGGGCAGGGTCCTTGGACTAATTCCTAG
- a CDS encoding SDR family oxidoreductase, whose amino-acid sequence MANFIIIAASSGIGQATSLLLQQAGHQVFRTAQNLDKITPDAILDAADFQAVDLLFLEAIAKMGSVDGVVNCAGSLLLKPAHLVSQEQYQKVINASLTTSFAVVRAAGKQMPKGGSVVLISSAAAMVGLANHEAIAAAKAGVIGLALSAAATYASNHLRVNVVAPGLTETPLTSAITSHEKSRQLSEQMHALGRLGQPQDIARAIVFLLDPQNNWITGQVLAVDGGLSHIRPKAKM is encoded by the coding sequence ATAGCCAATTTTATTATTATCGCTGCTTCAAGTGGCATCGGACAAGCAACCTCTCTGTTGCTCCAACAAGCGGGGCATCAGGTTTTCAGAACTGCTCAAAACCTTGATAAAATAACACCCGATGCCATCCTTGACGCCGCTGATTTTCAAGCGGTGGATTTGCTGTTCTTAGAAGCGATAGCCAAAATGGGGAGTGTTGATGGGGTTGTGAATTGTGCGGGGTCGTTACTTTTAAAACCCGCCCATTTGGTTAGCCAGGAACAATATCAAAAGGTAATCAATGCTTCCCTGACCACTTCTTTTGCCGTGGTGCGGGCAGCTGGTAAACAGATGCCAAAAGGGGGATCGGTTGTATTGATTTCATCTGCTGCCGCCATGGTTGGTTTGGCCAATCATGAGGCTATTGCCGCGGCTAAAGCGGGAGTCATCGGATTGGCTTTGTCTGCAGCAGCCACCTATGCCAGCAATCATTTGCGGGTTAATGTGGTGGCGCCGGGGCTGACTGAAACACCCCTAACGTCTGCCATAACAAGTCATGAAAAGTCACGCCAATTATCAGAACAGATGCACGCCTTGGGTCGATTGGGTCAACCACAAGATATTGCCCGTGCCATCGTCTTTTTGCTGGATCCTCAAAATAATTGGATTACCGGTCAGGTTTTGGCGGTTGATGGCGGCTTAAGCCACATACGTCCCAAGGCAAAAATGTAA
- a CDS encoding DUF3833 family protein, whose amino-acid sequence MDQKLAPMNNCLKSYQDKKPQLNLWEFFQGRIEGWGSLFDWQGRATRRFSVLIEGKWQGQDGELQEWFVFEDGEKTERTWKIHFSDDHHFTGVAHDVIDQAIGQQLGNATNIRYKLRVPYKKSAIDLRMDDWMYLLDENTILNRTKMKKFGLKVGEIVLLMKRKP is encoded by the coding sequence ATGGACCAGAAACTAGCACCGATGAACAATTGCCTGAAGAGCTACCAAGATAAAAAACCGCAATTGAATTTGTGGGAATTTTTTCAAGGCAGGATTGAGGGTTGGGGATCGCTTTTTGATTGGCAAGGACGTGCAACCCGTCGCTTTTCTGTATTGATTGAAGGTAAGTGGCAAGGCCAGGATGGGGAGCTGCAAGAATGGTTTGTTTTTGAAGATGGGGAAAAAACGGAGCGTACTTGGAAAATCCATTTTTCGGATGATCATCATTTTACGGGTGTGGCCCATGACGTGATTGATCAAGCGATTGGGCAACAGCTGGGTAACGCCACGAATATCCGCTATAAACTGCGGGTTCCTTATAAAAAATCAGCTATTGATTTGCGTATGGATGATTGGATGTATTTGCTGGATGAAAACACCATTTTGAACCGGACAAAAATGAAGAAATTCGGCTTAAAAGTGGGTGAAATTGTTTTGTTGATGAAGCGCAAACCATGA